A window of Kineococcus sp. NBC_00420 genomic DNA:
CATGGCTGAATCTGGTGCACGAGGTCGCGACGGTGGCGACCGGCGACCAGCCGGCGGCGGTCAGCGCGGCGCACGCGCTGGCGCTCCCCGCAGCGGAGGTGGGTTCCGACCCGCCGCTGGTGGTCCTCGTCGAAGCGGTCCGCCCTCCGGTGAGGCGGGCCAAGAACGAGGTGAACGCCGCGAGTGGGGTGACCGTCCGCGTCGCTCGACGCCCAGCGATGACCAGCGGCCCGGACGTCCTGTCCGCGACGGGGCCTCGCGCTCGGATCGTCCGCAGCGCAACGACTTCCGCAACGGTGAACGTTCCTACGGTGGTGGCACCAGCCGCCCCCAGCGTGACGGCGACCGTCCCCCCTTCCGCGGGGAACGCGACCAGCGCCCCACCCGCGACGGTGAACGTTCCTACGGCGGTGGCAGCACGCGCCCGCAGCGTGATGACCGTCCTCGTCGTGACGGGGACCGTCCTCCCTTCCGCGGTGACCGCGAGCAGCGACCCGCTCGCGACGGTGAACGTTCCTACGGCGGCGGTACCAGTCGACCGCAGCGCGACGACCGTCCCCAGCGCGACGGTGCGCGCTCTTACGGCGCGGGTAGCCGCCCGCAGCGTGATGACCGTCCTCGTCGTGACGGGGACCGTCCTCCCTTCCGCGGGGACCGCGAGCAGCGACCCGCCCGCGACGGTGAACGTTCCTACGGCGGCGGCACCAGTCGTCCGCAGCGCGACGACCGTCCTCGTCGTGACGGGGACCGTCCTCCCTTCCGCGGGGACCGCGAGCAGCGACCCGCCCGCGACGGCGAACGTTCCTACGGCGGCGGCAGCAGTCGACCGCAGCGCGACGACCGCCCTCCTCGTGACGGCGGCCGACCGGCTTTCCGGTCGGACCGCCCGCAGCGCAACGACTCCCGTAGCGACGAACGCAGCGGACGTCCCCCTCGCGGTGATCGTGACCAGCGACCGCCGCGCGACGGTCAACGTTCCGCCGGCGCCGGTACCAGCCGTCCCCAGCGCGATGAGCGTCCCCGCCGTGACGGCGACCGGCCTGCGTTCCGTGGCGACCGTGACCAGCGACCCCCGCGCGACGGTCAACGTTCCGCCGGCGCCGGTACCAGCCGTCCCCAGCGTGACGACCGTCCCCGCCGCGAGGAGAACCGATCGTCCGGCGGTGGTCGACCCACGCGTGGCGACGAGCGTCCCCGTCGCAGCGAGCGTGGACCCGTGCGTGCTGGTGCGGACCGTCCGCGTGAGGACCGTCCCGAGCGCCCGACCGGCCCGCGGCTCCCGGACGACGTCACCGGCAAGGAACTCGCGCCCGACGTCCGGCACTCGCTCTCGGGGTTGACCTCCGAGAACGCCGACATCGTCGCGAAGCACCTCGTGGCCAGCGGTCGCTTCGTCGACGTCGATCCCGAGCTGGCGTGGCAGCACGCCCAGGCCGCGCAGCGTCGCGGTGGGCGCATCGCCGCCGTGCGCGAGGCCGCCGCCATCGCCGCCTACAAGGCCGGTCACTTCCGCGAAGCCCTGTCCGAGCTCCGGACCGTGCGTCGCATGACCGGGGACGACAGCTACCTGCCTCTCATGGCCGACTGCGAACGCGGCCTCGGCCGCCCCGAGCGTGCCCTCGACCTCGCGACCTCGCCTGAGGCCGCCGCCCTCGAGACCGAGGCGAAGGTCGAGATGTTGATCGTCGCCGCCGGCGCTCGTCACGACCTCGGCCAGCACGATGCGGCCGTCGTCTCGTTGCAGGTGCCGCAGCTGCGCACCAACAGCCGCGCCACCTGGCGTGCCCGGCTCTGGTACGCCTACGCCGATGCGCTCATCTCCGTCGGCCGCCAGGCCGACGCCCGGGAATGGCTCGTGCGCGCCGCCGAGGCCGACACCGACGGCGAGACCGACGCCTCTGAGCGTCTCGACGAACTCGACGGCATCGTCTTCGACGAGGAGTTCGAGGACGACGACGTGGCGGCAGCCTCCACGGCCTCCGCGACCTCTGACGAGGACGACGAAGACGAAGACGAAGACGAAGACGAAGACGAAGACGAAGACGAAGACGAAGACGACGACGACGACGAGGACGACGACGAGTCCGACGACGTGAAGAGCGAGCACTGAGCAGCATGCGGGTGTACTGGCCGACGACCCTGTCGGAGCTGGCGCGGGTGGCTGAGTCAGGGCTCCTCGCCCCGGCCCCCGCCGTGGTGCACGCGGTCACCCGCACCCTGCGCGACTTCTACGCCGACGCCGATCCTCGTGACCTCGAGGAGGAGCTGGAGTACGTGGCGATGTCGGACGCGGCGGAGCAGTCGGTCCGTCTGTTGGCCCGGGACACCGCGCCACCGCGACGGGTCGTGCTCGCCCTCGACGTCACCGATGGTGACGTCGAGACGAGCTCCGACGCCGGGTGGTCAGCGCCGGAGCGTTCCCAGGTCACGGTCAAGGTCGCGCTGACGCTCGACGCGCTGGCCAGCCTGCACGTCGACGACGCGGAGGCGGAGGCCGACGTCCGAGCGGCGGTGGCCGCCCTGCCCGCCGCCGACGCCGGTGACGAGGAGGCCCAGTTCGCCGTCGAGGCGTGCGAGGGTCACGACCTGCTCTGGTACGACGCCGGTGAACTGCCGGTGCTGCTCGCGGTCGGTCCCTGACCGACCGACGGGCTCAGCGGGACAGCCACTCCCGGGCCAGTTCGACCTCGGAACGCACGAGGTCGAGCAGGCCCGGGAGTGCTGCTTTCTCCACCGTCCCGCCCAGCAACGGGACCCGGACGCTCAACGACCCGGTCAGCTCGTGGACGCTGCCGGCCTCGACGGGAGCGAGGACGGCGGTCGCCGTCAGCTCGACGGGGGCGGAGCGGACGGTCAGGATCAGCTGTCCCCGGCGGGAGCCGTCAGAGCCGGCCGGTGCCCAGCGCTCGACCTGGTCGACCACGGCCGTGGTCCCGAGGAAGCGCGACGCGGCCTGGGGGAGCCGGTCGGTGCCCACGGTGCGCGACGTTGTGACGACGGTCGTTCCCGCGTCGTCCGTGACGGATTCCTCGTGGGTCAGCGCGCCGGTGCGTTCGGCCCGGGCGACGAGGAAGGCCGGGTCGGTGAGGACGGCCCACACGGCGCCGGGTGCGGCGGTGAACTCTGAGCGTTCGGAGAAGTTCGTGGACACCTTCAGCGGTTCCCTTCACGGGTCAGGACGGCGAGCGGGGCACCCAGGTCGCCGACCAGGGCCCGCTCGACCTCGAGGACGGCATCTGCGCCGGGCGGTGACGGAAGGGCCCGCAGCCGGTCCGCGGCGAGGTCCACCGCCCGGGCTGCGGCCAGGACGGCGGCGACGTCGTCCGCGGCGGTCAGAGCCGTGGACGCCCGCCGCAACCGGGCGGCGAGGGCGGCGAGCCCGGTGACGTCGCCGCGGCTGGGACCGACGAGGTCGACGACGGTCACGGGCGCGAGAGGAGGTCGTGAACGGCTGCCACCAGCTCCTCCACCGCCGACGCGGCGGTCGGGTCGTGCAGGTCGACGTCGGTGGCGGCCAGCTCGCGGGCCAGCGCCGCGCGCTCGGCCGGCGGGGCGCTCGGGCCGGTGATCGGCTCGCTGGTGATCGGCACGCGAACACTCTATTGCGCGGCCCGCGAGCAGTCCGCGACCCGGGCCCGCCGCACGATCGCGGAGATCACCACTAGGCTGCTGGTGCGTATCCACCCGCGAATCGGAGCAGTGATGCCCGCCTCCACCTCGGCCCCCGCCAGCACCGTCCGCGAGCTCGTGCGAGCCGCTGTCGCCGTCCGCGACACGTCGTGGGGTGACGGCCTGCCGACGTCGTTGCGCGACGGCAGCGCGCCCGAACGGTTGCTGCTGGACTACTACGCCCACACGTCCGTGGACGACCTCGCCGACCACGAGCCGGCCGAACTGCTGGCCGCGGTGGCCTCGCACGTGCGCAGCGGGGAACGGCGCCCAGCGGGCACGACGCTGGTGCGCGTCGTCGACGGTGCCGAGTCCGGGGCGGGGTCCGGCCGCTCCACCGTCGAGGTGGTCACCGACGACATGCCGTTCCTGGTGGACAGCCTCACGGCGGCGTTGACGCGGCTGGGACGGGGGATCCACCTGATGGTGCACCCGCGCCTCGCCGCGAAGCGTTCCGACGACGGCACCCTCATGGACCTGCACGACCTCGACACCGCGCCGCCCTCGGAGCCGGCGGAGTCCTGGATCCGGATCGAGGTCGACGGGCACGGCGGCCACGAGGCCGACGCGGAGCTGCTGAGCGAGCTGACCCACGTGCTGGACGACGTCCGGGCGGCGGTCAACGGCTGGCAGCCCATGCGCGCCAGGGCGTTGCAGATCGCCGACGAGTTGCAGATCGACCCGCCCCGTGGGGTGAGCGACGCCGAACTGCGCGTCACCGAACGGTTCCTCCGCTGGATGGCCGACGACCGCTTCACGTTCCTCGGCTACCGCGAGTACGACCTGCGGACGTCCGGAGACGACGTCGTCCTCGCCGCCCGTCCCGGGACCGGACTCGGGGTCCTCGCCGATCGGCCCGGGCGTTCCGGCGGGCGTGAGCGGACGCTGTCGGGTCCGGTGCGCGACAAGGCGACCGAGGCCCAGGTGCTCGTCGTCACCAAGGCCAACGCCAAGGCGACGGTGCACCGACCCGCGTTCCTGGACTACGTCGGGATCAAGACCTTCGACGACCAGGGACGGGTGACGGGGGAGCGACGCTTCCTCGGGCTCTTCACGTCCGTCGCCTACACCGACTCGGTGAAGCGCGTCCCCGTCGTGGCCGAGAAGGTCACCGACGTGCTGCAGCGCGCCGGTTTCGGGTCCAGCGGGCACTCCGCCAAGGACCTGCTGAGCATCCTCGAGACGTTCCCCCGCGACGAGCTCCTGCAGTCCGACGTCGACTCCATCCTGCGCACGGCCCTCGCCGTGCTGCGGTTGCAGGAACGTCGCCGCACGCGCCTGTTCCTGCGCCGCGACGACTACCGCCGGTTCATGTCCTGCCTGGTCTACCTGCCCCGCGACCGCTACACGACCCGGGTCGGGGCCCGCATCGAGGCCTCCCTCAAGGAGGCGTTCGACGGCGGTTCCGTCGAGTCGACGTTGCGCGTCTCGGAGTCGGTGCTGGCTCGGCTGCACATCGTCGTGCGGGCCCGGCCGGGCGAGGAACTCAGCGACGTCGACGTGTCCCGCCTGGAGACCGATGTCGCCCGCGCCGCCCGGT
This region includes:
- a CDS encoding DUF6912 family protein, which gives rise to MRVYWPTTLSELARVAESGLLAPAPAVVHAVTRTLRDFYADADPRDLEEELEYVAMSDAAEQSVRLLARDTAPPRRVVLALDVTDGDVETSSDAGWSAPERSQVTVKVALTLDALASLHVDDAEAEADVRAAVAALPAADAGDEEAQFAVEACEGHDLLWYDAGELPVLLAVGP
- a CDS encoding DUF2505 domain-containing protein; this translates as MSTNFSERSEFTAAPGAVWAVLTDPAFLVARAERTGALTHEESVTDDAGTTVVTTSRTVGTDRLPQAASRFLGTTAVVDQVERWAPAGSDGSRRGQLILTVRSAPVELTATAVLAPVEAGSVHELTGSLSVRVPLLGGTVEKAALPGLLDLVRSEVELAREWLSR